A genomic stretch from Chitinophaga agri includes:
- a CDS encoding ExbD/TolR family protein, with amino-acid sequence MAEMNTGGSERSRKRGTRSKKASTRVDMTPMVDLGFLLITFFMLTTTMMKHRTTDLLMPAREDHEHPSVLPESTSLTILLGANDKVSYYEGIGNDPAHPPVVKHSSYANNQGIRDVIIDKRDRVMQQHKADELMVLIKADKNANYKNMVDIMDEMLINHVQRYAVVDITPEDEAFLK; translated from the coding sequence ATGGCTGAAATGAATACCGGCGGCTCTGAACGTAGCCGTAAAAGAGGCACCCGTTCCAAAAAAGCAAGCACCCGTGTCGATATGACACCCATGGTAGACCTGGGCTTCCTGCTCATTACCTTTTTCATGTTAACGACTACCATGATGAAACACAGGACTACCGACCTGCTGATGCCAGCCAGGGAGGATCATGAACATCCCTCTGTACTGCCTGAAAGTACCTCACTCACAATACTGCTGGGAGCTAATGATAAAGTAAGCTACTATGAAGGCATTGGCAATGATCCTGCACATCCGCCTGTTGTTAAACACTCATCTTATGCCAATAACCAGGGCATACGTGATGTGATCATCGATAAACGTGACCGCGTTATGCAGCAGCACAAAGCAGATGAACTGATGGTACTCATCAAGGCAGACAAAAACGCCAACTATAAGAACATGGTGGATATTATGGATGAGATGCTGATCAACCATGTTCAACGTTATGCAGTGGTAGATATAACACCGGAGGACGAAGCATTCTTAAAATGA
- the asnS gene encoding asparagine--tRNA ligase, whose product MSQRVKVKQILQDEKTDYNVVVKGWIRSFRNNQFIALNDGSTNNNIQIVLDLETVTPELAKRLTTGAAISVSGQVVPSLGKGQRVEVKAIELEILGDCDPEKYPLQLKNRPSLEYLREIAHLRFRTNTFGAIFRLRHSLAFAVHKFFNERGFVYLHTPIITASDAEGAGEMFHVTNFDIKNPPLTESGEIDYKEDFFGKATNLTVSGQLEGELGAMAFGDIYTFGPTFRAENSNTARHLAEFWMIEPEMAFYDLVDNMNLAEAFIKYVLGYALEHNREDLEFLAQRLVEEEKQKPQQERSEMGLIEKIEFVLNNEFVRITYTEAIDILKNSKPNKTKKFSYLIEEWGADLQSEHERYLVEKHFKKPVILTDYPKAIKAFYMKQNEDGKTVRAMDILFPGIGEIVGGSQREENYDKLVQRMEEMNLPVEEMSWYLDTRRYGSAPHAGFGLGFERLVLFASGMGNIRDVIPFPRTPKNAEF is encoded by the coding sequence ATGAGCCAAAGAGTAAAAGTCAAGCAGATCCTGCAGGACGAAAAAACCGACTACAATGTAGTAGTAAAGGGTTGGATACGGTCATTCCGTAACAATCAGTTTATAGCTTTGAACGATGGCTCTACCAATAATAATATCCAGATTGTACTGGACCTGGAAACAGTCACTCCCGAACTGGCGAAACGCCTTACCACAGGGGCTGCTATCAGTGTTTCAGGTCAGGTGGTCCCTTCCCTGGGTAAAGGTCAGCGCGTGGAAGTAAAAGCAATCGAACTGGAAATACTGGGTGATTGTGATCCTGAAAAATACCCGCTTCAGCTGAAAAACCGCCCAAGCCTGGAATACCTGCGTGAAATAGCTCACCTGCGTTTCCGTACCAACACCTTCGGCGCTATCTTCCGCTTACGTCACTCCCTGGCATTTGCAGTACACAAGTTCTTTAACGAAAGAGGCTTTGTATACCTGCACACGCCTATCATTACCGCTTCTGACGCAGAAGGCGCTGGTGAAATGTTCCATGTAACAAACTTTGATATTAAAAACCCGCCGCTGACCGAAAGTGGTGAGATAGACTATAAAGAAGATTTCTTCGGGAAAGCGACCAACCTGACCGTATCCGGCCAGCTGGAAGGCGAACTCGGTGCGATGGCCTTTGGTGATATCTATACCTTCGGCCCGACCTTCCGTGCAGAAAATTCTAATACTGCCCGTCACCTGGCTGAATTCTGGATGATCGAACCGGAAATGGCCTTCTACGACCTGGTAGATAACATGAACCTGGCAGAGGCTTTCATTAAATATGTGCTCGGTTATGCACTGGAACATAACAGGGAAGACCTGGAATTCCTCGCACAACGCCTCGTGGAAGAAGAAAAACAAAAACCTCAGCAGGAACGTAGCGAAATGGGCCTGATCGAGAAAATTGAGTTCGTACTGAATAACGAGTTCGTTCGCATCACCTACACGGAAGCAATCGACATCCTGAAAAACAGCAAGCCTAACAAGACCAAGAAATTCTCTTATCTGATCGAAGAATGGGGCGCTGACCTGCAAAGTGAACATGAACGCTACCTGGTAGAAAAACATTTCAAAAAACCAGTGATCCTGACCGACTATCCGAAAGCTATCAAAGCTTTCTATATGAAGCAGAATGAAGATGGTAAAACCGTTAGAGCAATGGATATCCTCTTCCCTGGTATTGGTGAGATCGTAGGTGGCTCTCAGCGTGAGGAAAACTATGATAAGCTGGTTCAGCGTATGGAAGAAATGAACCTGCCGGTAGAAGAAATGAGCTGGTACCTGGATACCCGCCGCTATGGTTCTGCACCGCATGCGGGCTTCGGTCTGGGCTTCGAAAGACTGGTATTGTTTGCCAGCGGCATGGGTAACATCAGAGACGTAATACCTTTCCCGAGAACGCCGAAGAACGCTGAGTTTTAA
- the rho gene encoding transcription termination factor Rho: protein MYDILQLNDMLVPELLDIAEKLDVPNAKKLSKQDLIYKILDKQAVMASEGNPANGEEKKTRKRKSKKEEEEAEIPVAEATAADEKPKRGRKPAANGIKTKDAELDEPKAQETKPKKKNFDIDLDIPSLTFDDDDDVIIPQFTEDIEDEEEEEDDVITALPQAGQAEEEDEEEEDEDDFVMPEEPVIAQKQRFTPNKKEPAFNIEFDGIIISEGVLEMMPDGYGFLRSSDYNYLSSPDDIYVSPSQIKLFGLKTGDTVKGSVRPPKEGEKYFALLKVETINGKSPEEVRDRVPFDYLTPLFPFEKLRLTTTSNNYSTRIMDLFTPIGKGQRGLIVAQPKVGKTMLLKEVANAIATNHPEVYLMVVLIDERPEEVTDMERSVKAEVIASTFDEPAEKHVKVSAIALQKAKRLVECGHDVVILLDSITRLARAHNTVAPASGKVLSGGVEANAMQKPKQFFGAARKIENGGSLTILATALIDTGSKMDEVIFEEFKGTGNMELQLDRKLANRRIFPAIDVSASSTRRDDLLLEKDILKRIHILRNHLGDMNTEESMHFMLQHMRGTKNNEEFLISMNG, encoded by the coding sequence ATGTACGACATCTTACAATTGAACGACATGCTCGTTCCTGAGCTGCTTGACATTGCAGAGAAACTGGATGTGCCAAACGCCAAAAAACTGAGCAAACAGGATCTTATCTATAAAATTCTCGATAAGCAGGCAGTAATGGCCTCCGAAGGTAACCCGGCAAATGGTGAAGAAAAGAAAACACGTAAACGTAAGAGTAAAAAAGAAGAAGAAGAAGCTGAAATACCTGTAGCAGAAGCCACCGCCGCAGATGAAAAACCTAAACGTGGCAGAAAACCAGCTGCTAACGGAATCAAAACCAAAGACGCTGAATTGGACGAACCTAAAGCACAGGAAACCAAACCTAAGAAAAAGAACTTCGATATAGATCTCGATATCCCCTCTCTCACTTTCGACGATGACGATGATGTGATCATTCCACAATTCACTGAAGATATTGAAGACGAGGAAGAAGAGGAGGATGATGTAATTACTGCACTGCCACAGGCAGGACAGGCAGAGGAAGAAGATGAAGAGGAAGAAGATGAGGATGACTTTGTGATGCCGGAAGAGCCGGTGATCGCGCAGAAACAGCGCTTCACGCCAAATAAGAAAGAACCTGCTTTTAATATAGAATTTGATGGTATAATTATCAGTGAAGGTGTATTGGAAATGATGCCTGATGGCTACGGTTTCCTGCGCTCTTCTGATTATAACTACCTCAGTTCACCAGATGATATTTACGTTTCTCCTTCACAGATCAAATTATTCGGACTCAAAACAGGTGATACTGTAAAAGGTTCCGTACGTCCTCCGAAAGAAGGCGAGAAATACTTTGCACTGCTGAAAGTTGAAACCATTAACGGTAAGTCTCCTGAAGAAGTACGTGACCGCGTACCATTCGACTATCTGACGCCGTTATTCCCTTTTGAAAAATTACGTCTTACTACTACTTCAAATAACTACTCAACCCGTATCATGGACCTCTTTACTCCAATCGGTAAAGGTCAGCGTGGTTTGATCGTAGCGCAACCTAAGGTGGGTAAAACCATGTTGCTGAAAGAAGTAGCTAACGCGATCGCAACCAACCACCCGGAAGTGTATCTGATGGTCGTACTGATCGATGAACGTCCGGAAGAGGTAACGGATATGGAGCGTAGTGTAAAAGCGGAAGTAATTGCTTCTACCTTTGATGAACCAGCAGAGAAACACGTAAAAGTATCTGCTATCGCTTTGCAGAAAGCAAAACGCCTGGTAGAGTGTGGTCATGACGTAGTGATCCTCCTGGATTCCATTACACGTCTGGCACGTGCACATAACACAGTAGCTCCTGCTTCTGGTAAGGTATTGAGTGGTGGTGTGGAAGCAAACGCTATGCAGAAACCAAAACAGTTCTTTGGTGCTGCCCGTAAGATCGAGAACGGTGGCTCTTTGACAATACTTGCCACTGCACTGATCGATACAGGTTCTAAAATGGATGAGGTGATCTTTGAAGAGTTCAAAGGTACCGGTAACATGGAGTTACAGCTTGACCGTAAACTGGCTAACAGGCGTATCTTCCCGGCTATCGACGTATCTGCATCTTCTACCCGTCGTGACGACCTGTTGCTGGAAAAAGATATTCTGAAACGTATCCATATTCTGCGTAACCACCTCGGAGACATGAATACGGAGGAATCAATGCACTTTATGCTGCAACACATGAGGGGGACCAAGAACAATGAAGAGTTCCTGATCTCCATGAATGGATAA
- a CDS encoding LytR/AlgR family response regulator transcription factor yields the protein MIKAVIIDDERNSRDIISLMLEKYCPEVQVAATASDCADGIATIQEHQPQLVFLDLEMPDGTGFDVLLGTKEVPPFEAVFVTAFEKKFLHTIRFSEVEIILKPIDRESLMHAVSKITDRIHAHASTTRYKVLLENFNNGKNINMDLVIPVTPHEDRIIGLNTITYLEASAEKCTIHLFDKQQVLADRSFRYYTDLFSSLRFYQINNHQMVHLSQIGNIEGDGMRVVLKNGLRLEAADRRKKDLISHWKQYK from the coding sequence ATGATAAAGGCAGTAATAATAGATGATGAACGTAACAGCCGGGACATCATATCATTGATGCTGGAAAAATACTGCCCGGAAGTGCAGGTAGCTGCTACCGCGTCTGACTGTGCAGACGGCATTGCCACTATTCAGGAACATCAGCCCCAACTGGTATTCCTGGACCTTGAAATGCCTGATGGTACCGGCTTTGATGTATTACTCGGCACAAAAGAAGTACCGCCGTTCGAAGCGGTATTTGTCACTGCTTTTGAGAAGAAATTCCTGCATACCATCCGCTTCAGTGAAGTGGAGATCATTCTTAAACCAATTGACAGGGAGAGTTTGATGCATGCGGTATCCAAGATCACGGATCGGATACATGCGCATGCCAGTACTACCCGTTATAAAGTATTACTTGAAAATTTCAATAACGGAAAGAACATCAACATGGACCTGGTGATACCGGTTACACCACATGAAGACAGGATCATCGGATTAAATACCATCACTTACCTTGAAGCGAGTGCAGAAAAATGTACCATACATTTATTTGATAAGCAGCAGGTACTGGCGGACCGGTCATTCCGGTATTATACAGATCTGTTCAGCAGTTTACGCTTTTATCAGATCAACAACCACCAGATGGTGCATTTATCCCAGATAGGGAACATCGAAGGAGATGGGATGAGAGTAGTGCTGAAGAATGGACTCAGGCTGGAAGCAGCCGACAGGCGAAAGAAAGATCTGATCAGTCACTGGAAACAATACAAGTAA
- a CDS encoding histidine kinase, with translation MIRIYLLFLLFFCCSIAARADAPANDTLVTDFDHLPTAVDLRTYLLTLVDKEASLTPQQAASASFNHNYSLFHVEKKHIGKGNNCWLKLHVRNTGSQDSTLTLFAGWHDYMSWYIQDSGNHHLRAIMHTGLMRDKSDVRRWEHYGFRVTVPPGHTHTYFLHINNKYYNENGLMPVLYNALQYGQFRNAQFEYYRKETILIHVLLGMLLVCLAIAVINYIQLPDKSYMYFAAYMLGLILFFTLRLESQPYQLSVFYRWPMLKYYWDIPALLFCFYLMYLAFGNTFLNLQERYPFMEKLFTSVAAVIGGIIIICFYCIALEQYQVPVMIYSYVYISTLLPFLVVFVALARRSRHHPLVRFFLFGSLCFYMASFGSFLMLIRPLGLINALGEISAPSLLIVAGVLLQSMFFLAGLSYRNKLVHHERTRTQELLIKQLNKNKELQRKLNEQLEELVKEQTTEILRKKQELEEQRKAHLETEYDKKLTEIELKAIRAQINPHFIFNCLNSIQLFVMQRDFEYAQKYLSDFSYLIRKTLDFSRRNFISLSDEIAYLNTYLGLEKMRFENKMEYEIYVDPDITASELEVPAMLLQPYVENAVKYGMTNSSYPIGKLLIKFNQAAPDMLECLIEDNGIGIIRSKTLRTLPKHHQSSGMEISFNRAELLNKMYNTGIHIDIIDKSENNNTESGTIVRILIPQL, from the coding sequence GTGATTCGTATCTATTTACTTTTCCTGTTGTTTTTCTGTTGCTCCATTGCTGCCAGAGCCGATGCACCCGCAAACGATACGTTGGTGACGGATTTTGATCATCTGCCCACTGCTGTCGACCTGCGAACGTACCTGCTCACACTGGTAGATAAAGAAGCGTCATTAACACCACAGCAAGCTGCTTCGGCATCATTCAATCACAACTATAGCCTGTTCCATGTAGAAAAAAAGCATATTGGGAAGGGAAATAATTGCTGGTTGAAACTGCATGTCAGAAACACAGGCAGCCAGGATTCCACACTTACACTATTTGCCGGCTGGCATGATTACATGAGCTGGTATATACAGGACAGTGGCAATCATCATCTCCGTGCAATCATGCATACTGGCTTGATGCGCGATAAAAGCGACGTGCGTCGCTGGGAGCATTATGGTTTCAGGGTCACCGTACCTCCAGGTCATACACATACCTACTTTCTGCATATCAACAACAAATATTATAACGAGAACGGGCTGATGCCTGTTCTATATAATGCATTACAATACGGCCAGTTCCGGAACGCACAGTTCGAATACTACCGGAAAGAAACTATTCTTATACACGTATTACTGGGCATGTTGCTGGTATGTCTCGCCATTGCTGTCATTAACTATATTCAACTGCCGGACAAGTCATACATGTACTTCGCAGCCTACATGCTTGGACTCATCCTGTTCTTTACGCTCAGACTGGAAAGTCAGCCTTATCAGCTCTCTGTGTTCTACCGGTGGCCAATGCTGAAGTACTATTGGGATATTCCGGCGCTGCTGTTCTGTTTTTACCTGATGTACCTGGCTTTTGGTAATACCTTCCTCAATCTTCAGGAACGGTACCCTTTCATGGAGAAACTATTTACATCAGTAGCCGCTGTTATAGGCGGTATCATCATTATCTGCTTTTACTGTATTGCACTGGAACAGTACCAGGTACCGGTAATGATCTACAGTTATGTGTATATATCCACACTACTGCCCTTCCTGGTAGTGTTTGTCGCACTGGCCAGACGCTCACGCCATCATCCGCTGGTGCGGTTCTTCCTGTTCGGATCACTCTGTTTCTATATGGCCAGCTTCGGATCATTCCTGATGCTCATCAGACCATTGGGCCTGATCAATGCGCTGGGTGAGATCTCCGCTCCTTCCCTGCTCATTGTGGCAGGTGTATTGCTGCAATCTATGTTTTTCCTTGCAGGCCTGAGTTACCGGAATAAACTGGTACATCATGAAAGAACACGTACGCAGGAACTGCTGATCAAGCAGCTGAACAAAAACAAGGAACTGCAACGTAAGCTGAATGAACAGCTGGAAGAACTGGTGAAAGAACAAACCACTGAGATCCTCCGTAAGAAACAGGAACTGGAAGAACAACGGAAGGCACATCTGGAAACTGAATATGATAAAAAGCTAACCGAGATAGAATTAAAGGCTATCCGTGCACAGATCAATCCACATTTCATTTTCAACTGTCTGAATTCTATTCAGCTGTTTGTTATGCAACGTGACTTTGAATATGCGCAGAAATACCTGTCAGACTTCTCTTATCTTATCCGTAAAACACTTGATTTCTCCCGTCGTAATTTCATTTCACTTTCAGATGAAATTGCCTATCTGAATACTTACCTCGGACTGGAGAAAATGCGGTTTGAAAATAAGATGGAATACGAGATCTATGTTGATCCTGATATAACGGCATCAGAACTGGAAGTGCCGGCTATGTTACTGCAACCCTATGTGGAAAATGCGGTCAAATACGGCATGACAAACAGTAGTTATCCTATCGGTAAATTACTGATAAAGTTTAACCAGGCTGCTCCGGATATGCTGGAATGTCTCATCGAGGATAATGGCATTGGTATCATTCGCTCCAAAACACTACGTACCCTGCCTAAACACCATCAGTCCTCCGGTATGGAAATAAGTTTTAACCGTGCCGAGCTGCTGAATAAAATGTACAACACGGGTATACATATTGACATCATTGACAAATCAGAAAATAATAATACAGAAAGTGGTACTATTGTAAGGATACTGATACCCCAACTTTAG
- a CDS encoding 4a-hydroxytetrahydrobiopterin dehydratase, translating to MWEEKDNQLYRSFEFKDFKEAFAFMTKVALVAEKMDHHPNWTNVYNKVDIYLNTHDAGDVITDKDHKLAKAIDGLL from the coding sequence ATGTGGGAAGAAAAAGACAACCAACTGTACCGTTCCTTCGAATTCAAAGATTTCAAAGAGGCGTTTGCATTTATGACGAAAGTGGCCCTTGTTGCTGAAAAAATGGACCATCACCCCAATTGGACAAATGTTTATAACAAGGTAGATATATACCTGAATACACACGATGCGGGAGATGTGATCACCGATAAAGACCATAAGCTGGCAAAAGCCATTGATGGGTTGTTGTAA
- a CDS encoding IPExxxVDY family protein encodes MSVLKLKLDQEQLLEDFFESTHVIGIVSSARDYQLCWQINKHMHLDFRINNSLEINLSKNNRAFYFGVFEFEEPIKSTVHYLYNNHCQAEYLLPELKNVDFLWIVKGDYYQLPDIKKLIEQLRHVELVQLVSLFDIREIKNKMNLIF; translated from the coding sequence ATGTCAGTACTAAAGCTAAAGCTGGATCAAGAACAGTTACTGGAGGATTTCTTTGAATCTACTCATGTTATCGGTATTGTTTCCTCCGCTCGTGACTATCAATTATGCTGGCAGATCAATAAACACATGCACCTTGATTTCCGGATCAATAACTCCCTGGAAATTAACCTCTCCAAAAACAACAGAGCGTTCTACTTCGGCGTTTTCGAGTTTGAGGAACCAATAAAGTCGACCGTCCACTATCTATACAATAATCACTGCCAGGCCGAATATCTTTTGCCTGAACTGAAAAATGTAGACTTCCTGTGGATCGTCAAAGGGGACTACTATCAGTTACCTGATATAAAAAAATTAATAGAACAATTACGCCACGTAGAGCTTGTACAATTAGTATCTTTATTCGATATTAGAGAGATTAAGAATAAGATGAACCTCATCTTCTAA